One part of the Nocardioides zeae genome encodes these proteins:
- the purT gene encoding formate-dependent phosphoribosylglycinamide formyltransferase translates to MTILGTPLSPGATRALLLGSGELGKEVAIELQRLGVETIAVDRYADAPAMQVAHRSHVIDMLDGAEVRRVVELERPDWVIPEIEAIHTPTLLDLEAEGVTVVPTARAARLTMDREGIRRLAAEDLGLPTSPYRFADTFEDFTAAVEAVGTPCVVKPVMSSSGKGQSVVRTPADVETSWRYAQEGGRAGAGRVIVEGFVDFDVEITLLTVKHAATDGGPDVISFCAPIGHVQVDGDYRESWQPQVLDDAVLARAQEVAAAVVRELCGERGRGLFGVELFVAGGEVVFSELSPRPHDTGLVTLVSQDLSEFALHVRAVLGLPIPNVRDRGPAASCAVLLEGELTAPRYAGIEAALAEPDTAVRVFGKPAVAGRRRMAVTLALGDDVEAARATARRAASRITVTD, encoded by the coding sequence GTGACGATCCTCGGCACCCCCCTCTCCCCCGGCGCCACCCGCGCCCTCCTCCTCGGCTCCGGCGAGCTCGGCAAGGAGGTGGCGATCGAGCTCCAGCGCCTCGGTGTGGAGACGATCGCCGTCGACCGGTACGCCGACGCCCCGGCCATGCAGGTCGCGCACCGCAGCCACGTGATCGACATGCTCGACGGCGCCGAGGTGCGCCGCGTGGTCGAGCTGGAGCGGCCCGACTGGGTGATCCCGGAGATCGAGGCCATCCACACGCCGACGCTGCTCGACCTGGAGGCCGAGGGCGTCACCGTGGTGCCCACGGCCCGCGCGGCCCGCCTGACGATGGACCGCGAGGGCATCCGCCGGCTCGCCGCCGAGGACCTGGGGCTGCCCACCTCGCCGTACCGGTTCGCGGACACGTTCGAGGACTTCACCGCGGCGGTCGAGGCCGTCGGGACCCCGTGCGTGGTGAAGCCCGTGATGTCGTCGTCGGGCAAGGGCCAGTCGGTCGTCCGCACGCCGGCCGACGTCGAGACCTCCTGGCGCTACGCGCAGGAGGGCGGCCGCGCGGGCGCGGGCCGGGTGATCGTGGAGGGCTTCGTCGACTTCGACGTCGAGATCACGCTGCTCACCGTCAAGCACGCCGCGACGGACGGCGGACCGGACGTCATCTCCTTCTGTGCACCCATCGGGCACGTGCAGGTCGACGGCGACTACCGCGAGTCCTGGCAGCCGCAGGTCCTCGACGACGCCGTGCTCGCCCGGGCGCAGGAGGTCGCGGCCGCCGTCGTCCGCGAGCTGTGCGGCGAGCGCGGTCGCGGGCTCTTCGGTGTCGAGCTGTTCGTGGCCGGCGGCGAGGTCGTCTTCTCCGAGCTCTCCCCGCGTCCGCACGACACCGGCCTCGTCACCCTGGTCTCGCAGGACCTCTCCGAGTTCGCGCTGCACGTGCGCGCCGTGCTGGGCCTCCCGATCCCGAACGTCCGCGACCGCGGCCCCGCCGCGTCGTGCGCCGTGCTGCTGGAGGGCGAGCTGACCGCGCCCCGGTACGCCGGGATCGAGGCCGCCCTGGCCGAGCCCGACACGGCCGTGCGGGTGTTCGGCAAGCCGGCCGTGGCGGGGCGCCGCCGGATGGCCGTCACCCTCGCCCTCGGGGACGACGTCGAGGCCGCCCGCGCCACCGCCCGGCGGGCCGCGTCGCGGATCACCGTGACGGACTGA
- a CDS encoding DUF427 domain-containing protein, with protein MRPRPEQPGPGQESVWDYPRPPALVRSTERVEVWLGGERIASTDAAWRVLETSHPPTYYLPRDAFVEGAVHPVEGTSTCEWKGRAAYADLVGGARRAPRAAWTYPLPTPRFTDLVGTLAVMPGAVDRCTVDGEEVVPQPGGFYGGWITSRVVGPFKGAPGTWGW; from the coding sequence ATGCGTCCTCGTCCCGAGCAGCCCGGTCCCGGTCAGGAGTCCGTCTGGGACTACCCGCGCCCGCCCGCCCTCGTGCGTTCGACCGAGCGGGTCGAGGTGTGGCTGGGTGGCGAGCGGATCGCGTCGACCGACGCTGCCTGGCGCGTCCTGGAGACGAGTCACCCGCCGACGTACTACCTGCCGCGCGACGCCTTCGTCGAGGGCGCGGTCCACCCGGTCGAGGGCACCAGCACCTGCGAGTGGAAGGGCCGGGCGGCCTACGCCGACCTCGTCGGCGGCGCCCGCAGGGCTCCCCGTGCGGCCTGGACCTACCCGCTGCCCACCCCGCGCTTCACGGACCTCGTGGGCACCCTCGCGGTCATGCCCGGCGCCGTCGACCGCTGCACGGTCGACGGTGAGGAGGTCGTGCCCCAGCCGGGCGGCTTCTACGGCGGCTGGATCACCTCGCGGGTGGTCGGCCCCTTCAAGGGCGCCCCCGGCACGTGGGGTTGGTGA